The Bubalus bubalis isolate 160015118507 breed Murrah chromosome 2, NDDB_SH_1, whole genome shotgun sequence genome includes the window cagtgaACCAATTCCAAGACTGCCCTGGTTTCTAGGAGTTTAAATGTAAGTCTTCTTAAAAGGGAAACAATAGTAAAATGGATGCCACATGaagtttctgaaatttttttgtaAAGGAGGGTGTGGAAATCTCCTACTTCCTAGAAAATATCTTCAAAGTCTTAGCTGAATTTAAGTTTCTGTTAACcaggatataaatatttattgcagaGTGAACTTCAAAGGCAGACTTCTCTCTGATATTAGAATCTTGACTCTCAAATACCTTCCACTTCTGATTTCAATCTCGTAAGAAAGCTAATTTTGGAAATGTGTGGTGTAGAACCTGGAATTGCTTAAAGACCGGGACTAgctaaatcaaattctttattaACAAAACGCTTCCAGTGAAAATTTGGAAGTCTTActatttcagttcattttctaAGATAACAGAACACCttgtttatatattaatacacaatgcccatattctttttgatattaaaaacaaTCCTGAAAGAAAAGAGGGCATTATTAACACTTTTCTTGATGAGGAAATGGAATTTTAGGAATCTGGTTAGAATGTAATCACTTGGTGTTGAATCCTGAACTCCTGAGTTACCTGTAACACATTAAACAGAATTGTCGTGTCTCTCCTTTTCCCCCATTGCCTTCTATTCCTGAAAACAATTAATATGCCTTCTGAACAGACTTAATTTACCACTGTGGAGAATTCAGCAACTGGAGAAATGAATTTagtttgcgggggtgggggggttggggaTTGGGCAAGAAAGGAAGATAGATCAATGTTTACTTACCTCCAAAGGTTGCAATAGCTTCTACTGCTCCATTATATACTGAACTCTGGGATGGTGCTTTGTAATCCCACAGGACTTGGACATAGTTCAAAACCTGGTTATAACCTGCTGTGGAAAAAGCCCACCATAGGGACCAGTAAAAAAGATGTTTTGAGGAGTAACACTGCTTCAAATCTTGTACCCACTGCACAAAAACTCTCAGAGCTACATTTCCTGGCTTTGGGTTGGTCACCTGGCCATCATCTGGGTTCCCTGAATCAGTGAACACTTCTTTTCCCACTGGTTTGTGATCCTTTTGAGGTTCCTCTGAGACAGCGTCCGTTCCTGGTGGCTTTGGAAGGGCTTCTTGGCTGGGTGTTGCATGAAAAAACATGCTCTTCTTAGGCATGGGTAGGAAAAGTGAGAAGAGGAAGGCCACGGAGACAGAGGCCAAGGATATGACGTTGAGGTAAAAGTAGGACAGGCCGGCCAGGGATACCAAGAGCTGGGCCAGCACGGAGGCCGCCGTGTAGGCCACCAGCGTGACACTCCTGCAGTAGCCGCTCACCTTCTGGTAGTGCTCCGGGCTGACCACGCTGTAAATGTAGGCATAGTAGGCCACCTCGGTGGCGGTGACCATCCCATAGAAGAATTCCAGCACCTGCATGGTCCTGACTCCTTGGCCAAACAAGAGCAGCAGCCAGCAAATGATGAagctgatcccctggaggatgatgACTGGCTTGTAGCGGACATAATCCGTGAGGATAAAGACTGGAAGCAGTAGCGCCAGGTAAGAGTAGGTCCACACGGGGAAGATCTCATTTGTGAGCTGCAGAGGTGGAAAATGGATTCTGTGACCACGAAGCACTGGGAACTGGGGAGGGTTACCTTTCTCAGACTTGTGTATTTCTAAAGTGTTGATCCATGTGGCTTGCCCAATATAAAACTTTGTATCTAATCAGATagggtgctgtgcttagttgctcagtcatgtctgactctttgtggcccccatggactgtagcccaccacgttcctctgtctgtggggagtttccagacaagaatactggagaagggtcccacaccctccttcaggagatcttcccaacccaggtctcctgcattgcaggcagattctttaccatctgagccagcagggaagccctgattagaTAGGGTATCTTCATATGAcaagaaaacagaatagaaaactgaTTTTCAAGGAAACCCTAGGAAAGGAgaactcccccaccccctcaaaaaCCCACTTTATACATCTACATGCATTTCACTACAAGAATATATCAGCTTCACGTGCAATCGGAACTTTGTCggttagttgccaagtcatgtccgactcttttcaagaccctatggactgtagtccaccaggctcttcttatccatgggatttctgagacaagaatagtggagtgggttgccatgtccttctccaggggatcttcccgaccctgggatcgaacctgcatcttctgtgctGGCAGGTAGTTTATTttccactgaggcaccagggaagcccaatgtgaaCTATACTAGCTGTATGCACACTAGAGtccaggcatacctcattttattgtgttttgcagatactgtgctttttactttttgttctttttatttatttatttttacaaattaaaggtttgtggcaacctgcATTGAGCAAGACTATTGGTGCCATTTTCCCAGCAGCATTTgctcattttatgtcttttttggtCATATTTTGGTAGTTCTTGCAATATTTAAAGCTTTTCCATTGTTATTATGTTTGTTATGGAATCTATGATCAGTGATccttgatgttactattgtaattgttttggcatttttttagcaataaaatatttttcaattaaggTATATACTATTTTTTGGCATACTGCTATTGCATATTTAATAGTCTTGGAGCAAAAGTCATGCTCAGCTGAGACcattacttgctcagtcatgtcctactctttgcaacccactggtctgtggcccaccaggttcttctgtccatggaattctccagtaagaatactaaagtgggtaaccattcccttctctaggggatcttcctgac containing:
- the SLC19A3 gene encoding thiamine transporter 2 isoform X1 — protein: MILWKGYHSSNNVYDNDSSRPCCRAMSCFQTSESQSWIYPTVILCLFGFFSMMRPSEPFLMVYLSGPDKNLTSAELTNEIFPVWTYSYLALLLPVFILTDYVRYKPVIILQGISFIICWLLLLFGQGVRTMQVLEFFYGMVTATEVAYYAYIYSVVSPEHYQKVSGYCRSVTLVAYTAASVLAQLLVSLAGLSYFYLNVISLASVSVAFLFSLFLPMPKKSMFFHATPSQEALPKPPGTDAVSEEPQKDHKPVGKEVFTDSGNPDDGQVTNPKPGNVALRVFVQWVQDLKQCYSSKHLFYWSLWWAFSTAGYNQVLNYVQVLWDYKAPSQSSVYNGAVEAIATFGGALAAFAVGYVKVNWDLLGELALAIFSVVSAGSLFLMHYTTNIWACYTGYLIFKTVYMLLITIAVFQIAVNLSVERYALVFGINTFIALVIQTIVTVIVVDQGGLGLPISIQEELDPRMEFCVTLQKKLVSARCRLQCPDPDILASGRYLWEARGTGSRRRRNQNSSRK
- the SLC19A3 gene encoding thiamine transporter 2 isoform X3; this encodes MSCFQTSESQSWIYPTVILCLFGFFSMMRPSEPFLMVYLSGPDKNLTSAELTNEIFPVWTYSYLALLLPVFILTDYVRYKPVIILQGISFIICWLLLLFGQGVRTMQVLEFFYGMVTATEVAYYAYIYSVVSPEHYQKVSGYCRSVTLVAYTAASVLAQLLVSLAGLSYFYLNVISLASVSVAFLFSLFLPMPKKSMFFHATPSQEALPKPPGTDAVSEEPQKDHKPVGKEVFTDSGNPDDGQVTNPKPGNVALRVFVQWVQDLKQCYSSKHLFYWSLWWAFSTAGYNQVLNYVQVLWDYKAPSQSSVYNGAVEAIATFGGALAAFAVGYVKVNWDLLGELALAIFSVVSAGSLFLMHYTTNIWACYTGYLIFKTVYMLLITIAVFQIAVNLSVERYALVFGINTFIALVIQTIVTVIVVDQGGLGLPISIQEELDPRMEFCVTLQKKLVSARCRLQCPDPDILASGRYLWEARGTGSRRRRNQNSSRK
- the SLC19A3 gene encoding thiamine transporter 2 isoform X2: MILWKGYHSSNNVYDNDSSRPCCRAMSCFQTSESQSWIYPTVILCLFGFFSMMRPSEPFLMVYLSGPDKNLTSAELTNEIFPVWTYSYLALLLPVFILTDYVRYKPVIILQGISFIICWLLLLFGQGVRTMQVLEFFYGMVTATEVAYYAYIYSVVSPEHYQKVSGYCRSVTLVAYTAASVLAQLLVSLAGLSYFYLNVISLASVSVAFLFSLFLPMPKKSMFFHATPSQEALPKPPGTDAVSEEPQKDHKPVGKEVFTDSGNPDDGQVTNPKPGNVALRVFVQWVQDLKQCYSSKHLFYWSLWWAFSTAGYNQVLNYVQVLWDYKAPSQSSVYNGAVEAIATFGGALAAFAVGYVKVNWDLLGELALAIFSVVSAGSLFLMHYTTNIWACYTGYLIFKTVYMLLITIAVFQIAVNLSVERYALVFGINTFIALVIQTIVTVIVVDQGGLGLPISIQFLVYGSYFAAIAGIFLMRSIYIIYSAACRKRVQNSAVTSQNHYRPHPEEPKNV